The following proteins are encoded in a genomic region of Gossypium hirsutum isolate 1008001.06 chromosome D05, Gossypium_hirsutum_v2.1, whole genome shotgun sequence:
- the LOC107902260 gene encoding probable disease resistance protein At5g43730, which translates to MLKKVGKHVLILDDVWDEASLEEFGIPDPSDSNGCKLVLTTRSEHVCKYKGCTVIKVKPLSAQQALTLFLSKVGPNIVQNQTSMLILRLVVEECAGLPLTIIVVASTLKGEEDPLIWKNALRELKERIEKVEGVESKVIENLKFSFDHLKDEKVKYCFLHCALFPEDFEIWKDVLIECWIEEGFIDDMGTRQEMKG; encoded by the coding sequence ATGCTGAAGAAAGTAGGAAAGCATGTTCTAATCCTAGATGATGTGTGGGATGAAGCCTCTCTAGAAGAATTTGGGATCCCTGACCCGAGTGATAGCAATGGCTGCAAGTTGGTGTTGACAACCCGTTCGGAGCATGTCTGTAAGTATAAGGGTTGCACGGTGATAAAAGTGAAGCCCCTTTCAGCACAACAGGCATTGACACTGTTCTTGAGTAAAGTTGGGCCTAACATAGTGCAAAATCAAACTTCAATGCTAATTTTGAGGCTCGTTGTCGAAGAATGTGCGGGTCTGCCTCTCACAATTATCGTCGTGGCTAGTACATTGAAAGGAGAAGAGGACCCTCTTATTTGGAAAAACGCACTCAGGGAATTGAAAGAGAGAATAGAAAAAGTGGAAGGAGTGGAAAGTAAAGTGATAGAGAATTTGAAATTTAGCTTCGATCACTTAAAGGACGAGAAAGTGAAATATTGTTTCTTACATTGCGCATTATTTCCTGAAGATTTTGAAATTTGGAAGGATGTGTTAATTGAGTGCTGGATTGAAGAGGGATTCATAGATGATATGGGTACAAGACAAGAAATGAAAGGCTAG